In one Neobacillus sp. CF12 genomic region, the following are encoded:
- a CDS encoding carbon monoxide dehydrogenase subunit G codes for MNISGTAKFNESVDTIWQALHTEEILVSAIPGCQSLILNEDVEYDVNLKLGVASVKGEYTGKVKIEDIEEPVHYKLYAAGSGKPGFVDATLECKIEPLEDGCQVVWSCEAEIGGTIASVGNRVIGGIAKFLAGNFFKDVKKQLLTRA; via the coding sequence ATGAATATTAGTGGTACAGCAAAGTTTAACGAATCTGTTGACACCATTTGGCAAGCACTGCATACGGAAGAGATTTTAGTAAGTGCAATCCCAGGATGTCAATCGTTAATTTTAAATGAAGATGTAGAATATGATGTGAATCTTAAATTAGGTGTAGCCTCTGTAAAAGGAGAATATACGGGAAAAGTGAAAATTGAGGATATAGAAGAACCCGTTCATTACAAACTTTATGCTGCAGGAAGTGGGAAACCTGGTTTTGTAGACGCAACACTCGAATGTAAAATTGAACCTTTAGAGGATGGGTGCCAGGTGGTATGGTCATGTGAAGCTGAAATTGGCGGAACAATTGCAAGTGTTGGCAATCGAGTCATTGGTGGAATCGCAAAATTTCTAGCTGGAAACTTCTTTAAAGATGTTAAAAAACAGCTCCTTACTAGAGCTTAA
- a CDS encoding CoA pyrophosphatase has product MNLNHIQSKLKSHTPSILGSDKFSKFAVMVPLIKKADGIHVLFEVRSLQLRRQPGEICFPGGRIDPEDIDEKSAAIRETTEELGISKENLSEVYPLDFMISPFGMMIYPFVSYLESPEKIQLNPAEVGEIFTVPLSYFIENAPDLYRIHFKVEPEENFPFDLIVGGENYNWRTRALDEYFYLYEEKAIWGLTAKILSHFIEILKQ; this is encoded by the coding sequence ATGAACTTGAACCACATTCAATCAAAATTAAAAAGCCATACACCAAGTATTTTAGGAAGTGATAAATTCTCGAAATTTGCCGTTATGGTGCCACTAATTAAAAAAGCGGATGGCATACATGTCTTGTTTGAGGTCCGTTCCCTCCAGCTGCGCCGACAGCCTGGAGAAATTTGTTTCCCGGGGGGAAGAATTGATCCGGAAGATATTGATGAAAAAAGTGCAGCGATTCGGGAAACTACGGAGGAATTAGGAATTAGTAAAGAGAACTTATCTGAGGTTTATCCACTCGATTTCATGATTTCTCCTTTTGGAATGATGATTTATCCTTTCGTATCCTATCTAGAAAGTCCTGAAAAAATCCAATTAAATCCCGCCGAAGTGGGAGAAATATTCACGGTACCTTTGTCCTATTTTATTGAAAATGCCCCGGATCTTTATCGTATTCACTTTAAGGTGGAGCCGGAGGAGAATTTCCCCTTTGACTTAATTGTAGGTGGTGAAAATTACAATTGGAGGACAAGGGCACTGGATGAATATTTTTACCTTTATGAGGAAAAGGCGATTTGGGGACTAACAGCAAAAATCCTATCCCATTTTATTGAAATACTGAAACAGTGA
- a CDS encoding nucleotidyltransferase family protein — protein MSRVGAIILAAGMSKRMGQPKLLMPLKGKPLFRYPLEQAIRNQLNPICLIGGQHMQAFKAESDDLQVVEYIHNPNFEKGMSTSLKIGIENIIERSNATFIFLADQPFVPDLVIQTMLEHFRLGTRIVRPQYQGNLGHPILIDKSLYEEFLGVEGDQGGKEIIKKYKSDTRILSFENSTWGMDIDTVVDYQNGKQYSSKTIY, from the coding sequence ATGTCTAGGGTAGGGGCAATCATTCTTGCGGCTGGAATGTCTAAGCGTATGGGACAGCCCAAGCTTTTGATGCCATTGAAAGGAAAACCACTTTTTCGATATCCGCTCGAACAAGCCATTAGGAATCAGTTGAATCCAATCTGTTTAATAGGTGGCCAGCATATGCAGGCATTTAAAGCAGAGAGTGATGATTTACAAGTTGTGGAGTATATTCACAACCCAAATTTTGAAAAAGGCATGTCCACATCTTTAAAAATAGGGATAGAAAATATCATTGAGCGTAGTAATGCCACGTTCATCTTTTTGGCTGACCAGCCATTCGTCCCTGATCTTGTCATACAAACAATGTTAGAACATTTTCGTTTAGGGACACGTATCGTAAGACCTCAATACCAAGGGAATTTAGGTCACCCCATATTAATTGATAAGAGTCTATACGAGGAATTTTTAGGGGTAGAGGGAGATCAGGGCGGTAAAGAAATAATAAAGAAATACAAAAGTGATACCAGAATTCTTTCATTTGAAAATTCTACTTGGGGGATGGATATTGATACAGTAGTAGATTATCAAAACGGAAAACAGTATAGCAGCAAAACAATTTATTAA
- a CDS encoding aspartate kinase, whose amino-acid sequence MKVVKFGGSSLASGEQIEKVFQIVMADPERKVVVVSAPGKRYADDEKVTDLLIECAELCLQDSNPQEKFNAVMSRYSSIAAELALPNEIISEIHHDLSERLNGDKSKPDRFMDLVKASGEDNNAKLVAAYFREQGVEATYVNPGKAGLFVSSEPGNAQVLYESYENLYSLREVPGIIIFPGFFGYSKEGDVFTFSRSGSDITGSILANGIKASLYENFTDVDAVFSVNPNLVHNPKEIKELTYREMRELSYAGFTVLHDEALVPAFRAGIPVQIKNTNNPSAPGTRIVYARDNTNGPVVGIASDKGFCSIYVSKYLMNREIGFGRKLLSILEEYGLSYEHTPSGIDDVSIILREAQIDPDMENEIAWRIESELHSDEVKIEHSLSLIMVVGEGMRRNVGTMARASKALAKAKVNIEMINQGSSEVSMMFGVKEVDEKRAVQALYDEFFAAVPV is encoded by the coding sequence ATGAAGGTTGTAAAGTTTGGAGGATCCTCTTTAGCGTCAGGAGAACAAATCGAAAAGGTTTTTCAAATTGTGATGGCTGATCCTGAGAGGAAAGTAGTAGTCGTGTCTGCTCCTGGGAAGAGGTATGCTGACGATGAGAAAGTAACAGACTTATTGATAGAGTGTGCTGAACTATGTCTTCAAGATAGTAATCCACAGGAAAAGTTTAACGCCGTTATGTCAAGATATTCCTCCATTGCAGCTGAGTTGGCTCTCCCTAATGAGATAATTAGTGAAATTCATCACGATTTATCAGAGAGATTAAATGGAGATAAAAGTAAGCCTGACAGGTTTATGGATCTCGTAAAGGCAAGTGGTGAGGATAATAACGCCAAATTAGTTGCTGCCTACTTTAGGGAGCAGGGAGTAGAAGCTACCTACGTAAATCCTGGAAAAGCAGGTCTGTTTGTAAGCAGCGAACCAGGGAATGCACAGGTTTTATATGAATCGTATGAGAATTTATATTCACTGCGTGAGGTTCCAGGAATCATCATTTTTCCAGGATTTTTTGGTTATAGTAAGGAAGGTGATGTGTTCACCTTTTCACGAAGTGGCTCAGATATAACGGGTTCAATTCTTGCAAACGGTATAAAAGCCAGTCTATACGAGAATTTTACAGATGTGGATGCGGTATTTTCAGTTAATCCAAACCTTGTCCATAATCCGAAGGAAATAAAAGAGTTAACCTATCGAGAAATGCGTGAATTATCCTATGCAGGATTTACAGTTTTACATGACGAAGCATTAGTCCCTGCATTTCGTGCAGGAATTCCAGTTCAAATTAAGAACACGAACAACCCAAGTGCACCTGGCACGAGAATTGTGTACGCGAGGGATAATACGAATGGTCCGGTTGTTGGTATTGCTAGTGATAAGGGATTCTGCAGCATTTACGTTAGCAAATACTTAATGAATAGAGAAATTGGTTTTGGACGGAAACTTTTGAGTATTTTAGAAGAATATGGTCTGTCATATGAACACACTCCATCTGGAATTGATGATGTCTCCATTATCTTAAGAGAAGCACAAATCGATCCTGATATGGAAAATGAAATTGCCTGGAGAATCGAGTCTGAACTTCACTCGGATGAAGTCAAAATTGAGCACAGCCTATCACTAATTATGGTTGTAGGCGAGGGAATGCGTCGGAATGTTGGAACGATGGCACGTGCTTCAAAAGCTTTAGCCAAGGCAAAGGTCAATATTGAAATGATAAACCAAGGCTCCTCTGAGGTTAGTATGATGTTTGGAGTAAAAGAAGTTGATGAAAAGAGAGCCGTTCAAGCTCTATACGATGAGTTTTTCGCAGCAGTACCCGTTTAA
- a CDS encoding xanthine dehydrogenase family protein subunit M yields the protein MKPAVFSYLRPTNLQEALTFIEEYGEDAKILSGGQSLIPTMNMRLSAPAYLIDISRISDLNYIKLEDDFLTVGALTKHKDIENSDLVKGVCPLLSEAIKWVGHAQIRNRGTVGGSIAHGDPSAELPCVLTALRGQIVIVNVDGSEEVVVPEEFFLTYMLTSLQPDQMVKEVRFPIIPKESGSAFVEVARRHGDFGLAEVAVVVDLDDMGQLSNVKIAVGGVNPTPIALEQVEDYLNGKKLTDEVLRQVSDLTQESVDPESDLHGTAEYRQELTGTLTVRALKIAVERARGGEKNVQ from the coding sequence ATGAAGCCAGCTGTATTTAGTTACCTTCGACCAACAAATTTACAAGAGGCGCTTACGTTTATAGAGGAATACGGAGAAGATGCAAAGATTTTATCGGGAGGACAAAGCTTAATCCCCACGATGAATATGAGACTCTCAGCACCAGCTTATTTAATTGATATTAGTAGAATTAGTGATTTGAATTATATAAAACTAGAAGATGATTTTTTAACAGTAGGTGCCTTAACGAAACATAAAGATATTGAGAATTCGGATTTAGTGAAAGGAGTATGCCCCTTATTATCAGAAGCCATTAAATGGGTAGGACATGCACAAATCAGAAATAGAGGTACAGTAGGCGGTAGTATTGCCCATGGAGATCCTTCTGCAGAATTACCATGTGTTCTTACAGCACTTCGTGGACAGATCGTTATCGTCAATGTGGATGGCAGTGAAGAGGTTGTTGTTCCTGAAGAATTTTTCCTAACCTATATGCTGACTTCATTACAGCCAGATCAAATGGTAAAAGAAGTACGATTCCCGATTATTCCAAAAGAGAGTGGTTCTGCTTTTGTTGAGGTTGCTAGAAGACATGGGGATTTTGGTTTAGCAGAGGTTGCTGTTGTAGTTGATTTAGACGATATGGGCCAATTGTCAAATGTGAAAATTGCTGTGGGCGGTGTAAATCCAACTCCAATAGCTTTGGAGCAAGTAGAAGACTATTTAAACGGAAAGAAACTAACCGATGAAGTTTTAAGACAAGTTTCCGACCTAACACAAGAAAGTGTGGACCCGGAATCAGACCTTCATGGTACGGCAGAATATCGGCAAGAGCTGACAGGCACACTAACCGTTCGTGCGCTAAAGATTGCAGTGGAACGTGCAAGAGGAGGAGAAAAAAATGTCCAATAA
- a CDS encoding XdhC/CoxI family protein, whose protein sequence is MSRLKEFRTIMNSIKSVWEKDKKAAIVMLIGVNGSAYRLPGTKMMMAEDAEMAGTISGGCLEGDIYGFAEKAIQEATPMLKTYDLSDNEIWSLGIGCKGSLEIFILPTKKDDEFWEETDRLLNKDEEFSFILEVPTGIKTLVTKDGEIIGDSEYLPSIVYESALQSLKSQKRAEVLKWEGRRFVIDAIRPSQRLIVAGAGKDAIPVVELAAKAGFSVTVLDPRSEFNRERYFPAATHLVELPENINSENVKGAWWVIMNHLQSRDEEALHLALQSNPKYIGVLGPVSRTQEMLLNIGEDLIIGEEIYSPVGLDIGAETMDEVAISIVSELMAVRSNREGKSLKGKVKIHV, encoded by the coding sequence ATGTCACGTTTAAAAGAATTTCGTACAATAATGAACTCAATTAAATCGGTTTGGGAAAAAGATAAAAAAGCAGCCATAGTTATGCTAATTGGTGTGAATGGATCCGCATACAGATTACCTGGAACAAAGATGATGATGGCAGAAGATGCTGAAATGGCGGGAACAATTAGCGGGGGCTGTTTAGAGGGTGATATTTATGGGTTTGCAGAAAAGGCAATTCAAGAAGCAACACCAATGCTAAAAACCTATGACTTAAGCGATAATGAAATATGGAGTTTAGGAATTGGCTGTAAAGGCTCACTAGAAATTTTCATTCTGCCGACTAAAAAGGATGATGAATTTTGGGAGGAAACAGACCGTCTATTAAACAAAGATGAGGAATTTTCCTTTATTTTAGAGGTACCAACTGGGATTAAAACTTTGGTAACAAAAGACGGTGAGATAATTGGTGATAGTGAGTATCTACCTTCGATTGTGTACGAAAGTGCATTACAAAGTCTTAAGTCACAAAAGCGCGCTGAAGTTTTGAAATGGGAAGGTCGTAGATTTGTTATCGATGCCATACGGCCAAGCCAAAGATTAATTGTAGCAGGTGCTGGAAAAGACGCCATTCCAGTGGTGGAACTGGCTGCTAAAGCTGGTTTTTCAGTTACCGTTTTAGATCCGCGTAGTGAATTCAATAGAGAGCGATATTTCCCTGCTGCCACACATTTAGTCGAGCTGCCAGAAAATATTAATTCGGAAAATGTAAAGGGTGCTTGGTGGGTCATTATGAATCATTTGCAAAGTCGGGATGAAGAGGCCCTCCATCTAGCACTTCAAAGTAATCCGAAATATATTGGGGTGTTAGGACCTGTATCACGAACACAAGAAATGCTCCTAAATATAGGCGAGGATTTAATTATTGGAGAAGAAATATATTCGCCTGTTGGTCTAGATATTGGGGCAGAAACGATGGATGAAGTGGCAATAAGCATTGTTTCTGAATTGATGGCAGTGCGGTCCAATCGTGAAGGGAAATCATTAAAAGGTAAAGTGAAAATTCATGTCTAG